Within the Acidimicrobiia bacterium genome, the region ATGCGCGCCGCGTCGGCGTGGCTGGATCGCAACCCCGACTACCGAGCCGACCTCGTCGGGTAGACCGCCGCCGGCGTCACCGCGGCAGGTAGATACCGAGGAAGGCGAAGATGCGCTGCCAGCCATCCACCGCCGCCTCCACGCGGTAGGTGGGACGATCGACGGCGAAGAACGCGTGCCCGGCTTCGGGATAGCTGTGGAACTCATAGGTCTTCTCGTGCTCGCGCAACGCCGCCTCGGTGCGGGCCACCTGGTCGGGTGACGGGTTGCGGTCGGCCGCGCCGAAGAGCCCGAGGAGGGGGCACGAGAGGTCGGGCGTGAGCTCGACCGGGGCGACGGGCTGACGCTCCGAGCGCTCGCTCGGCTCCGCGACGACCCGCCCCCCGTAGCAGTCGACCGCCGCGTCGACCGGGAGTCGGCAGGCGACGAGGTAGGCCTGGCGGCCCCCGGAGCAGTGCCCGATGACGCCGACGGCGCCGGTCGCGTTCGTCAACGACCGGAGGCGGCGGGCGGCACCGGCCACGTCGCCGACGCACCGGTCGTCGGGGACGCCGCCGGCGGCGCGAACCGCGGCGGCGGCCTCGTCCGGGCTCGCACCCGGCGCCTCGCGGTGGTGCAGGTTCGGGCAGATCGCCGAATAGCCGTGCACCGCGAAGGTGCGCGTCATCTCCTTGGTCGCGGCGTCGTACCCGGGCATGTGGTGAATCACGACGACACCCGGGTACGGACCCGGGCCGAGCGGCCGCGCTTCGTAGGCTGGGATCTCGTCGCCGCCGTGCCCCTCGATGCGGATGGTCTCGGCGATCATGGCGTCGTACACGAACGCTCCTCGGTCGGCTGGTGGCGATGGACCTTATGGGCGTTCGACGCCCGGTGTCTCTGTCCCGTCCCCGCCCGCGCGTGGTGCGCCGCGTGTCGCGCCCGGTCCGCCGGCGGCGGCTGAGGCCGCCCCTCGCCGGGTCGTCCCTCGCCGGCGGCGGCCACGCACCGGGAGCGAGGCGCGGCCCCCGCCCGCCCCCGAGCGGCAACAATGCGGGCGTCCCCGCAGGAGGACCGCCGTGCCGGCGCTCGACACCCGCACCCATCCCCGCATCGCACGCTCCGGAGCCGCGCGCGGTCGCCCACCACAACGGGGCCGTCGTCGGTCCGGCGCCCCGGTCACCACGACCGTCGCCGCCCACCCGACCGGGCTTCGCACCGCCGGGCCGGCGCGGCCGCGCCGCGGGCGCGGGGCCACCCTGGCGATCACCGCCGGCGCGCTCACCGCCGGTCTGGTCACCGGGGCGACGATGGCCGTCCTCGGTGTCGACGTGATGGCGACCACGGGCGGCCCCGACTCGGCCGCAGCCCTGCGCGCGGTGCGGCGCCTCGGAACGGTCGGGCCCGCCCCGCAAGCGCTGACGGTCACCTTTACCATTGACAACGGCTCGGTGCTGCCGGGCTTCGGCGAGACGGTCACCTACCGAGCCGTCGGCACCGTCGCGGTTGCCGTCGACCTCGGGCGGGTCGGTGCCGGCGACATCCGCCTCGATGGATCGCACGCCACCGTTCGGATCCCGCCCGCGCGCCTGGCCTCGCCGGTGGTCGACGACGCCAACAGTGGCGTGATCCGACGCAATGAGGGGCTCATCACCCGGTTCGTCGGCGGTGACGTCAGCGCGAGCGACCTGCGGGACGCCGCGACCTCGCACCTCACCGAGAAGGCACAGGAGCAGGGACTCCTCGCGGCTGCGCAGCAGGTCGCCTCGGCGGACGTCCGGGCGGCCCTGCGGCCGATCGGGGTCACCGCGGTCGTCGTCAATGTCGCCCCCGCGTCATGAGACGCGCGAGCGCGGTCCCGAGGATTCGGGTCAGCCGTTCGAGTACACGCGGGTGGGGGTGACCAGCACAACGACGCGCCGCTCCTCGGCCATGGTGCGGTCGTAGGCGGCCCAGTCGTCGTGGGTGCCACCAGCGGCCCGGAACACCGCCCGGAGCAGCTCGGCCAGCGCCTCCTGGTCGAGACCACGGTGGTCGTCGGGCCCGAACTGCTCCGTCGACCCCTCCACCGCTGCCCACTGCCATCCGGCCTTCGCGACGATCGTGGCTCGCGGGTCGCGCTGCAGGTGGCGGAGCTTCACGGCGTCGCCCCGCGCGACCAACCCCACCACCCGGTCGCCGCGCACCGGGTGGTCGAGCACCCCCACGTTCACGACCGAGGCCTGCACCGAGCCGTCTCGGCGAGCCGTGCTCACGACCGCCAGGAAGTGATCCGACGCCAAGACGGTCTCGAAGTCCGGCAGGGACGCCACCGCCGGAGTGTAAGAGGGTCCGCCCGCCGCGTGCGCCGGTGCTCGCGGGTCGATGAGCTGTCGGTACCCTCGGCCCGTGGCCGCCCGCGACCAGCCCTCAGCCGCCTCGAGCCCGGGCGGGCACGAGCCGTGGGAGCGGCCGGTCGACCGGTTTCGGCGCGGGGCGGTCGGCCGCGTCGTGGCCGCGGGGCTGCTCGGGCTGCGCGACGCCCTCGAGGGGCGGCCAGAACGCGACGAGGTGGCGATCGTCTCGGTGGCGCCCGGGCCGGGCTGCTCCCCTCGGCTCGACATCCAGCTCGACCCCGACCACCCCGAGAGCTCGCTCGTGGTGATCCGACCGCCGGCGACGAGCGGGGGCGGCGCGGCCTGACCCCACAGTCGGCGCGCCGGCCGCGACCCTGGTCGCTCGAGCACAGGCCGCGGATACGGTGCCGGGCGTGTCCGTCGAGCCGGCCGACGAGGTGCTCACGACGACGCGGGCGGTGCGACGGCGCCTCGACCTCGACCGGCCGGTCGATCCGGCGCTGGTGCGAGCGTGCCTCGCGATCGCGCTCCAGGCGCCGACCGGCGGCAACGACCAGCGCTGGCACTTCCTCGTCGTCACGGAGCCGGCGACGCGCTCGGCGGTCGCGGAGGTGTTCCGTCGGGGAGCGATCGCGTACGCGCAACGCACCGACAAGCCGGCCCCGCCGCGGCGCGAACTGACGGAGCCCGAGCGGGCGGCGCGGCGACGGGTCATGGCGTCCGCCGGCTACCTGTTCGAGCACCTCCACGAGGTCCCCGTCCTCGTGGTCCCCTGCATCGAGGGGCGGGCCGAGGCCGGCTCGCTGGTCGACCAGGCCACCGCCTTCGGATCCATCCTCCCCGCGGTCTGGAGCTTCATGCTCGCGGCCCGGGCTCGCGGGCTCGGCACCTCCTGGACCACGGCGCACCTCATGGCCGAGGCGGAGATGGCGGCGCTGCTCGGCATCCCGTACGCGGACGTGACCCAGGTCGCGCTGGTGCCGGTCGCCCACACGCTCCGGGGCGACTTCAGGCCCGCCCGTCGCCGCGGGATCGACGAAGTGCTCCACTGGAACCGGTGGTAGCGGCGGCCGGCTGCCCCGCTCAGCTCTCGAGCCGGAAACCGATCTTCATCGTCACCTGGAAGTAGCCGACCTCGTCGTCGACGATCGACCCGCGCACGTCGGTGACCTCGAACCAGTCGAGGTGTCGCAACGTCTCGGCGGCTCGCGACACGCCGTTCCGCACCGCCTGCTGCAGGCTGTCCCGGGAGGTCCCGACGACTTCCGTGACCCGGTACGTATGGTCATCGTGCACACCCACGCGCGCCTCCTCGTGCTCGCGGCCGCTTCCGCATCACCGTAGGCGGGCTCGTCCACGCGCCGCCGACGACCACCGGCCGCGGGCGGGCGCGGCCAGCGGTCGACACGCCGGGGCCAGACTGGCGGCGGACGCCGAGCATCCCGGAGGTCCATGACCCGCCGATCTCGCCGCCATCGGACCACGGTCGTCGTCGCGGGCGCCCTCGTCGTCGCGCTCGGCGCGTGCGGCGGGTCGAACGCCACCGCCCACCCGCGACCGGGCACCGCCGCCTCGACCCCGACCCCGACCACGGCGGCCTCGGTCGGCGGGCCGGCGAACCCGTGCGGCGCGGCCGCGACCGTCCCCGCGACCTACGACCACGTGATCTGGGTCTGGATGGAGAACCACACCGCGTCGGACGTCATCGGGAACCCCGACGCGGCGTACACGACGACGCTGGCCCGCGGCTGCGGGAGCGCCGCCCGCTACGCCAGCGTTGGGAGCCCGTCGCTCCCGAACTACATCGGCGCCACCTCCGGTAGCGCGCAGGGCATCCACGACGACGACGCCCCCAGCAGCCATCCGCTGACCGTCGACAACCTGTTCCGCCAGGTGCGGCAGGCGGGCAAGGTCGGGCGGTCCTACGAGGAGTCGATGACGGTCAACTGCGAGCTGGCCTCCTCGGGCTTGTACGCGGTCAAGCACAACCCGGCCGCGTACTACGTCGGCGGCCAAGACCGAGCCGCGTGCCAGCGCGACGACGTGCCGCTCGGCAACCTCAGCGTCGGTGCGCTCCGCCAGGACCTCGACCGCGGTTCGCTTCCGGCGTTCAGCTTCGTCACGCCCAACCTGTGCTCGGACACGCACGACTGCCCCGTGCGGTCGGGCGACGCCTGGCTGCAGCAGTGGATGCCAATCCTCCTGGCGAGCTCGGCGTACCGGCAGGGACACACCGCGGTCTTCGTGGTGTGGGACGAGCCCACCCCGATGCCCCTGGTGGTGGTCAGCCCGACCACTCCCCCGGGCGCGGTGGAGGCGGCGCCGGTCGACCACTACGCGCTGCTCCGCACCGCCGAGGAGCTCCTGGGCCTCCCGCTCCTCCCCGGCGCTGCGACCGCGCCCAGCCTGCGCGGGGCGTTTCGGCTCTGAGCCTGGCGCCCACCGTGCCTCCAACGTCCGGCCCGGGACGGCGAGGCCCCGCTCGACCGGCCCGGCTCAAGCAGGGCCTGCAGCAGGCCGATCACAGGCTCGATGGCGCCTCCCCTGCCGGCCGATCACGCGCGCGAGCGGCGTCGCGGGCTGGTCCCCGCGCGCCGCGCGCGCGCCGTGAGCGGGTTCTGGTGGCGGCATCCCCGGCTGACGCACCTGGCCACCGCGGCCGCGCTCGTCTGGGGCGCCGCCTACCTGGCGTGGCGAATCGGATGGAGTGGAGCCGGCGTCGCCGCCTGGCTCTTCTGGCCGCTCCTGGCCGCCGAGCTCTTCGCGTGGCTCAGCCTGGTGTCGTACGCCTGGCTCGCGTGGCGAGTGCCGACCGTCGAGCAACCCGAGCCGCTCCCCGTCGACCCACCGGTCTCGGTCGACGTCTTCGTCTGCACGTACGACGAACCCGTCGAGGTGGTCGAACCGACGCTCGTGGGCTGCGCCGCCATCCGCGGTCCGCA harbors:
- a CDS encoding dodecin; this translates as MGVHDDHTYRVTEVVGTSRDSLQQAVRNGVSRAAETLRHLDWFEVTDVRGSIVDDEVGYFQVTMKIGFRLES
- a CDS encoding TIGR03618 family F420-dependent PPOX class oxidoreductase; the protein is MASLPDFETVLASDHFLAVVSTARRDGSVQASVVNVGVLDHPVRGDRVVGLVARGDAVKLRHLQRDPRATIVAKAGWQWAAVEGSTEQFGPDDHRGLDQEALAELLRAVFRAAGGTHDDWAAYDRTMAEERRVVVLVTPTRVYSNG
- a CDS encoding nitroreductase family protein, whose protein sequence is MSVEPADEVLTTTRAVRRRLDLDRPVDPALVRACLAIALQAPTGGNDQRWHFLVVTEPATRSAVAEVFRRGAIAYAQRTDKPAPPRRELTEPERAARRRVMASAGYLFEHLHEVPVLVVPCIEGRAEAGSLVDQATAFGSILPAVWSFMLAARARGLGTSWTTAHLMAEAEMAALLGIPYADVTQVALVPVAHTLRGDFRPARRRGIDEVLHWNRW
- a CDS encoding DUF4230 domain-containing protein, encoding MPALDTRTHPRIARSGAARGRPPQRGRRRSGAPVTTTVAAHPTGLRTAGPARPRRGRGATLAITAGALTAGLVTGATMAVLGVDVMATTGGPDSAAALRAVRRLGTVGPAPQALTVTFTIDNGSVLPGFGETVTYRAVGTVAVAVDLGRVGAGDIRLDGSHATVRIPPARLASPVVDDANSGVIRRNEGLITRFVGGDVSASDLRDAATSHLTEKAQEQGLLAAAQQVASADVRAALRPIGVTAVVVNVAPAS
- a CDS encoding dienelactone hydrolase family protein translates to MYDAMIAETIRIEGHGGDEIPAYEARPLGPGPYPGVVVIHHMPGYDAATKEMTRTFAVHGYSAICPNLHHREAPGASPDEAAAAVRAAGGVPDDRCVGDVAGAARRLRSLTNATGAVGVIGHCSGGRQAYLVACRLPVDAAVDCYGGRVVAEPSERSERQPVAPVELTPDLSCPLLGLFGAADRNPSPDQVARTEAALREHEKTYEFHSYPEAGHAFFAVDRPTYRVEAAVDGWQRIFAFLGIYLPR
- a CDS encoding alkaline phosphatase family protein, with protein sequence MTRRSRRHRTTVVVAGALVVALGACGGSNATAHPRPGTAASTPTPTTAASVGGPANPCGAAATVPATYDHVIWVWMENHTASDVIGNPDAAYTTTLARGCGSAARYASVGSPSLPNYIGATSGSAQGIHDDDAPSSHPLTVDNLFRQVRQAGKVGRSYEESMTVNCELASSGLYAVKHNPAAYYVGGQDRAACQRDDVPLGNLSVGALRQDLDRGSLPAFSFVTPNLCSDTHDCPVRSGDAWLQQWMPILLASSAYRQGHTAVFVVWDEPTPMPLVVVSPTTPPGAVEAAPVDHYALLRTAEELLGLPLLPGAATAPSLRGAFRL